GTGCCGATCCGGGTGTCCACGGTGACCGTGGTGCCGGCGGTGCCGCCGGCCGGCACGGTGACCTGGCCCGCCGCCAGGGTGAACAGGCCGGCAGGCGCAGGCTGCCCGTCCGGTCCGGTCACCTCGAGGGTCAGGTCCAGGGTGATCGGGTCCGGCCCGTCGTTGCGCCAGCCGACCTCCCGGGTGGTCGGGATGTCGTCGTCGTGCGGCCAGGCCGGCTGCCCGAAGGCGAGGCTGACCGGGTCGCTGACCACCCGCTGGGTGATCGCACGGGCCACGTCGACCCGGCCGGCACCCTGCTGGAAGGAGGTCTGCTCCGGGTGCGGCTTCGCCGAGGCCATCAGGGTCGCCTTGAGCTGGGGTGCCGCCCAACCGCTGTGCTGCTGGGCGAGCAGCGCCACCGCGCCGGTGACGTGCGGCGCGGCCATCGAGGTGCCGGAGAGCGCGACGTACTTCTCCCCCACCGGGTCGCCGAGCAGCGTGCCGTCGCCCCGGGCGGCGACGATCTCCACCCCGGGTGCGGTCAGGTCCGGCTTCAGCCCGCCGTCGCCCACCCGAGGGCCGCGGCTGGAGAAGTCAGCCAGCGCGTCGTCGCGGTCCACCGCGCCCACCGACAGCGCGGCATCCGCGGTGCTCGGTGAGCCGACCGAGCCGTCCGTGCCGGCGTTGCCCGCCGAGATCACGAAGAGCGCGCCGGTCTGGGCGGTCAGTGACTCGACGGCCGCCTCCAACGGGTCGACGTCGGGCGTGTCGGGACCGCCCAGGCTCAGGTTGATCACGTCGGCGTGCTGGTCGACGGCGGCCCACTGCATGCCGGCCAGAATCGCGGACTCCGCGCAGCCCTGGTCCTCACAGACCTTGCCGTTGAGCAGCGTGGCGTCCGGGGCGACGCCCCGATACTTGCCACCGGAGGCGGCACCGCTGCCGGCGATGATCGAGGCGACGTGGGTGCCGTGACCGACGGTGTCACCGGCATCGGTGGCCTCGGTGAAGTTGTGCGACTCGCCGACCCTGCCCGTCAGGTCGGGGTGGCCGGCATCGATACCGGTGTCCAGCACCGCGACGCGGACGCCCTGACCGGTGAACCCCGCCTGGTGCGCGGCGGGCGCGCCGATCTGCGGCACGCTGTGATCCAGGGTGATGTGTCGTTGGCCGTCGAGCCAGATCCGGTCGGCACCCCCCGCCGTGCCGACCCGGGCGCCGGTCCCGGTGAGCGCCGCCCAGACCGCCGTGGCGCGCTGCTTGTCCGCCGTCGCGGCCACCCCGCCGATCGCGGGCAACTGCGCGGTGACGGTCAGCCCGGTGGGCGCGGCAACGCGCTGCCGAGCACCCGCGCCACTGGTGACCAGCACCGGCAGATGGTCCCGGCGGGCGTCGTCGTAGCCGGCCGCGATCAGCCCGGTCACGTTGAACAGTCGCCGGTCGACCCGGCCGGACCGGACCAGCGGTAGGGCGTCCTGCGGCAGCACGGTGAGCTGGCCACGGTCGCGGGTGGTGAAGAACCGCAGATGAGTACGACCGGGCGCGGGTCGGACCGCGGCGGACCCGGACGCGGTGACGGTGACCCGATCGCCGGTGAGCAGGGTGACCGTCTTCGTGGTGGCGGCGCCGGTCGCGGAACGCGGGGCGGCGCCAGGGGCGGTGGTGGATGGGTTGGCCACGGCGGTCACCGGAGTGCCCAGTACGAGGGCTGCTACGGCGGTGACGGCGGCGGCCATTCTGCTGCGTCGATGCAACGGATCCTCCTCGGTGGAGCGTTGATATCCATGAGAGGCATAGACCGCCGCCAGTATTACATACCCGGTATGCAAAATAGGGGTCGAAAATATGACGGACCTGCCAACCGACGACGGGATCGGCGGGCATCATCGACCGGGTGACCTCCATGAAGGACCGAATGCTCGCCGGCGAGCCGTACCTGGCGGATGATCCCGAGATCATCGCCGACCTGGACCGAGCTGCCCGGCTGATGGAACGCTTCAACACCAGTGCCGCAGCCGACCCGCAGGCCCGCCTCACGGCACTGCGTGACCTCCTCGGCGACGTGGGCGAGGGCACCTGGATCCGCCCACCGTTCTACTGCGACCACGGCTGGCAGATCCGCATCGGGCCCCGCAGCTTCGTCAATTACCACGCGGTCTTCCTCGACGTCGCACCGATCACCATCGGTGCCGACGTCCAGATCGGACCGAACGTGCAGCTGCTCACACCGACCCATCCGGTGGAGCCCGGTCCGCGCCGCGACAAGTGGGAGGCCGCCAAGCCGATCGTCATCGGCGACAACGTCTGGCTCGGCGGCGGCGCCATCGTGCTGGCGGGCGTGACGATCGGCGCGAACACCGTCGTCGGCGCGGGCGCGGTGGTCACCCGGGACCTGCCCGCCAACGTGGTCGCGGTCGGCAACCCCGCCCGGCCGGTCCGCGAGCTCGACTAACGCCTGGGCTCGACGTCGTGGAGTAACGCAACCCGGTGCGCCCCGGCGGTCTCGGTCAGGCCGCCGGAGGCTCGGTCAGGCGGACCACCAGATCGGCATGGTCGGCGGTGGGGGTGATGAGGGCGGCGTTCGACTCGTCGCTGCCCAGCGCCCACGCCCGTGCCTGCTCCGGCGACCGGCCAAACGCCTCGTGCCGGGAGGCCAGCCGACGCTGCCGCACCTCGACGTCCAGGTCGAGGAACCACGCCTCGTGCAGCAACGAACGGATCTCCTGCCACGGGAAGTCCGGCAGCAGCAGATAGTTGCCCTCGGTCACCACCAGTCGGATCGACGGCGGGACCTCGATCGCCCCGGCCACCGGCTCCTCCAACTCCCGCCGGAACTCCGGTGCGTAGACCGAGGTCGGCTCCAGCCAACGTAACCGGCGCAGCAGCGAGACGTAGCCATTGGCGTCGAAGGTGTCCACCGCACCCTTGCGGTCGGCGCGTCCCAGCCGGACCAGCTGCGACTGCGCCAGGTGGAAGCCGTCCATCGGCACGAGCCGGGCGGCCGATCCGACCTCGGCCACGATCCGCTGCGCCAGCGTGGACTTCCCGGCGCCCGGCGCACCAGCAATGCCGAGCAGCTGTCGCGGACCAGCCTCGGCCAGCGCGCACGCCCTCGCCACCAACTCCTCGACGGACAGCACCCGGGCCGGCGGCATCAGCCCAGAACCGGGTCGCTGATGGTGAACCGCGCCTGCACCGCCGCCTGCACGGTCTGCGGCTGCGGGTCCAACTCCAACTCCGGTGCGCCGCCACCCGCGCCGCCTCCGACGTCGAACGCCGCACGGGCGAACATCGGCCGGTCGGCCGAGCCGGCGTCGGCCAGCTCGATCAACGAGGTGACCTGGGCACCGAGCGCCTCCGCGTACTCCCGTGCCCGCAGCAGCGCGTCGTTGATCGCGGCGTGTCGGGCCTCGCGGTGCGCGGGGCTGTCCGGGCGAAGCTCCCACCAGGGCCCGGCCACCTCGACCTGGTCCTGGTCGGCCAGCCGGAGCATCAGCTCGCCGAGGGCGGTGAAGTCGGTGACGGTGACGGTGGTGGTGACACTGCCGTGCCAGGCGATCACCCGCTCGCCCGAGCGGCGGGTCTCCGGCCGCACCCGCAGGTCACCGGTCTCCCGTCGCGCCACCGCCGGCCCGGAGCCGTCCAGCAACACCCGGACCGCGGCGGCACGCTCGGCCAGCCGAGTCAGGGTGGCTTCCCGGTCCCGATCTCGCGCTGTCGCGGTGACCGCGAACCGGGCCAGCTCGGGCGGCACCTCCCGGTACGCCTCGCCGCGCACCTGCACCACCGGACTGTCCACCGCCATGCCCCTCAGCCTAGTCAGCTACCGGACGCCACGCGGCGTAGGAGACCGCGTCCGAGCCGACCTGACACCCCGTCAGGTGCCCCCCGGCGTCACCCAACCCTCGCAGCCAGGTCACCTCGGCGTCGTGGTCGCCGCCGGTCGGGAATTCCCGGGCCTGACCGGCGAACCGCCGGTCCAGCAGCGCCGACCGGGCCGCCCTGGCTTCCGCGTACCGGGCGATGAGCGCCGGTGCGTCGTCGGCCCGCAACGCGGCGGCCAGCCCGTCCAGGAACGCGCGGACCCCGGCCAACTCGTCCAGCACCCGGTCGCGGTTGCCGAGGAGCATGTTCGCGGTCCGCTCCGCCGGGGTACCGGCGACCCGCGTGCCGTCGGAGAAGCTGCCCGCGGCAAGCGCCAGCACCGCGTCGCGCAGCGGCGCCCGCTGTGCCGCCCCGGCCAGCGCACCGGCCAGCAGGTGCGGCACGTGTGAGGCGAGCGCGGCCACCGAATCGTGTGCCGGTGCCGACATTGGCACGACCCGGGCGCCGAACAGCTCCACCAGCAGCCCGGTCAGCCAGCGAAAGGCGTCCGTCGCGGCGCCCGTCGCCGGGCAGAGCACCCAGGCGGAACCAGCCAGCAGGGTCGGCGAGGCGGCGGGCAGGCCGGCGGACTCCGCACCGGCCATCGGGTGCCCGGGAACGAACCGGTCGGCGAGCCCGAGCCGATTGGCTGCCTCGGTCACCTCGACCTTGGTGCTGCCGACATCGGTGAGCACGCAGCCGGGCGCGGTCAGCTCGGCCACCCGGGCCAGGGTGCGCGGGAGCGTGGGCAGCGGGCCGCAGAGGAAGACCACGTCCCGGTCGGCCACGGCCTGCTCGATCGTGGCCGGGGCGATCACCCCCCGATGCTGGGCCCGCTCACGGGTCGCCGGGTCCGGATCCCATCCGGCAACGTCCAGGCCGGCATCGGCCAGGCGCAGCAGCACCGAACCGCCGATCAGGCCGGTGCCGATCACCGCCGCCCGTACCCGCGCACCGGGCCTGTCCACCATCCGCGCACCTCGGCCTTCCTGCTGGGGTGCGGGGCCGACGCGGCCCCGACCAGGTCCGGGGCCGAGGATATCGCCAGGGCCGAGCCACGGACGCGGGTCAGTCCTCGACGGCCATCGCGTCGTCACGCCACGCGATGAACGGGATCGCCGGATTGCCGTTGATGTACTGCCAGGGCCAGGCGGTCACCTGATCGCCGATCACCTCGAACTGGCCGGCGGCGGATCGTAGGTCCCCGACCTTCGAGAAGCCCATCGCGAAGGTGTTGTGCACGCTGGCCCAGCCCGGCTGGCGCCGGTAGTCGGGGTGACGCACCGAGTGGTCGGCGGCGGCGGCGAGTTCTGCACGCACCGCGTCATCGTCCAGGTACTCGTCGTCCTCGCCGACGGGCAGGTCCAGCCACTTCTCCAGGTGCGCGACGACGACCAGGTGCCCGAGCGCCGAGCCGGCCGGCGACTTTGCCACCGCCGCCCGTGCGAACTCGAACATCTCCTCGTGGCTGCCGTACCACTTGTGGCAGCGGTACTGGAGCATCTGCTCGTGTGCGATCCGGTGCCACGGGTGCCGGGTGACCACGTCGTCGAAACGCCGGGTCGCCTCGGCCCGGTCCACCTGGCGGCCGCGTGCCGAGGTGACCAGGAAGGTGCGCGCGGTGGTGTCACCCGGGTCGCGGTCGACCACCTCGTCCAGGCAGTTCTCGGCCAACCGCAGCCGCCGCCAGAACTCCTTGAACTGATCCTCGCTCACCTGCGAGGCACGGGCGCTGCTGCGGGCCTCCCAGGCCCAGTAGACCGCATGCGCCCCACGGACCAGCACCGGCAGCGTCGACCGCGGTTCGGCCTCGATCCACTCACCGATCCAGTCCTGTAGGCCGTCCACGTTGGCAACCGCCGAGACGTAGAAGGCGTGATCGTCCGGATCGGTCACCGGGGTGAGCAGATCACGGATGGCTCCCCAGTCCCGCCGCTCGCCGGCCTCCCGCAACGCCCGCGCGGTCGGGTCACCCTCCGTCGGGTCCACGGTCAGCGTGGGCACCGCCACCTGCTTGCTGCTACGCCGGAACGGCCACATGCCGAATTTTCCTCTCACCCCGTGACGACCGGCAGATCGTAGATCTTGACGAGGCCGATCCGGAAGGGGGTTGTCCTCTTCAGACCGACGTCGTACGGTCCGCTCCGCCCGCCGCTTCGAC
The window above is part of the Micromonospora sp. LH3U1 genome. Proteins encoded here:
- a CDS encoding DUF4034 domain-containing protein — protein: MWPFRRSSKQVAVPTLTVDPTEGDPTARALREAGERRDWGAIRDLLTPVTDPDDHAFYVSAVANVDGLQDWIGEWIEAEPRSTLPVLVRGAHAVYWAWEARSSARASQVSEDQFKEFWRRLRLAENCLDEVVDRDPGDTTARTFLVTSARGRQVDRAEATRRFDDVVTRHPWHRIAHEQMLQYRCHKWYGSHEEMFEFARAAVAKSPAGSALGHLVVVAHLEKWLDLPVGEDDEYLDDDAVRAELAAAADHSVRHPDYRRQPGWASVHNTFAMGFSKVGDLRSAAGQFEVIGDQVTAWPWQYINGNPAIPFIAWRDDAMAVED
- a CDS encoding SIMPL domain-containing protein, producing the protein MAVDSPVVQVRGEAYREVPPELARFAVTATARDRDREATLTRLAERAAAVRVLLDGSGPAVARRETGDLRVRPETRRSGERVIAWHGSVTTTVTVTDFTALGELMLRLADQDQVEVAGPWWELRPDSPAHREARHAAINDALLRAREYAEALGAQVTSLIELADAGSADRPMFARAAFDVGGGAGGGAPELELDPQPQTVQAAVQARFTISDPVLG
- a CDS encoding S8 family serine peptidase; this encodes MHRRSRMAAAVTAVAALVLGTPVTAVANPSTTAPGAAPRSATGAATTKTVTLLTGDRVTVTASGSAAVRPAPGRTHLRFFTTRDRGQLTVLPQDALPLVRSGRVDRRLFNVTGLIAAGYDDARRDHLPVLVTSGAGARQRVAAPTGLTVTAQLPAIGGVAATADKQRATAVWAALTGTGARVGTAGGADRIWLDGQRHITLDHSVPQIGAPAAHQAGFTGQGVRVAVLDTGIDAGHPDLTGRVGESHNFTEATDAGDTVGHGTHVASIIAGSGAASGGKYRGVAPDATLLNGKVCEDQGCAESAILAGMQWAAVDQHADVINLSLGGPDTPDVDPLEAAVESLTAQTGALFVISAGNAGTDGSVGSPSTADAALSVGAVDRDDALADFSSRGPRVGDGGLKPDLTAPGVEIVAARGDGTLLGDPVGEKYVALSGTSMAAPHVTGAVALLAQQHSGWAAPQLKATLMASAKPHPEQTSFQQGAGRVDVARAITQRVVSDPVSLAFGQPAWPHDDDIPTTREVGWRNDGPDPITLDLTLEVTGPDGQPAPAGLFTLAAGQVTVPAGGTAGTTVTVDTRIGTDGYWAGRIVARSGTTVVVTPVAVNREVESYQVTVRHLDATGAAAAEHVTALVNLDNSVSYDLYDPDGTVDIRVPKGRYGLVSILFAENGLAQLAQPELVVDSDTAVTVDARKARPVRMAVPERSAAPALVDIGAIFFGDDGSYHGFGILSSDFTGLATGHLGRAVSRERFVATVSSQWAQLEVASSPYLYALAETFPGRMPTGFDKTYRSKDLASVTHQFRGGYPGLIADRVVFAQLDPDVGSWAVNLPTAVPGQRVEHYNTRGVRWYSELMFGVPTDDGWLDGKAVLIAEPRAYRAGWHTRESWNSAPYGTSFPTPRWPGQGVTRIGDEIRVDVPLHSDAEGHAGGSVSDAARTALYRNGKLVGESPEPGFGQFTVPPGNASYRLEVSSTRSFTDLSTEVSTAWTFRSRHVTGDDYRRLPVSAIRFAPPLNADNSAAAGRRLVIPVQVQRQPGAAGSRLTKLTVDVSYDGGRSWQPARVRHGGHGWTATVRHPAGTGYASLRATARDAAGNTVTERIIQAYRLR
- a CDS encoding nucleoside/nucleotide kinase family protein; the encoded protein is MPPARVLSVEELVARACALAEAGPRQLLGIAGAPGAGKSTLAQRIVAEVGSAARLVPMDGFHLAQSQLVRLGRADRKGAVDTFDANGYVSLLRRLRWLEPTSVYAPEFRRELEEPVAGAIEVPPSIRLVVTEGNYLLLPDFPWQEIRSLLHEAWFLDLDVEVRQRRLASRHEAFGRSPEQARAWALGSDESNAALITPTADHADLVVRLTEPPAA
- a CDS encoding sugar O-acetyltransferase, which gives rise to MTSMKDRMLAGEPYLADDPEIIADLDRAARLMERFNTSAAADPQARLTALRDLLGDVGEGTWIRPPFYCDHGWQIRIGPRSFVNYHAVFLDVAPITIGADVQIGPNVQLLTPTHPVEPGPRRDKWEAAKPIVIGDNVWLGGGAIVLAGVTIGANTVVGAGAVVTRDLPANVVAVGNPARPVRELD
- a CDS encoding prephenate dehydrogenase, coding for MVDRPGARVRAAVIGTGLIGGSVLLRLADAGLDVAGWDPDPATRERAQHRGVIAPATIEQAVADRDVVFLCGPLPTLPRTLARVAELTAPGCVLTDVGSTKVEVTEAANRLGLADRFVPGHPMAGAESAGLPAASPTLLAGSAWVLCPATGAATDAFRWLTGLLVELFGARVVPMSAPAHDSVAALASHVPHLLAGALAGAAQRAPLRDAVLALAAGSFSDGTRVAGTPAERTANMLLGNRDRVLDELAGVRAFLDGLAAALRADDAPALIARYAEARAARSALLDRRFAGQAREFPTGGDHDAEVTWLRGLGDAGGHLTGCQVGSDAVSYAAWRPVAD